Proteins from one Acidobacteriota bacterium genomic window:
- a CDS encoding M56 family metallopeptidase: MSLMDSWMTPETLWRLLDVGVRGGLMVLAAALLVRFAGLSDAASRHRVWTVALAGMLLLVPLGLGLSSGWLVLPLPQWRAVEAPPLAPPQAVPVDSPAGPDFTPAERSAEAPQVLEEPAPTRPAAGGSAETPRQSPWRGAPVVSDWWPGSASQWISLALALYLLGAAVLLGRIVLGLWLRRRLLRRAQPVEDVVALRLALGLAHEADIDPPRLQQSASTCVPFAVPGGIVLPPHWRKWSESQLRSVLAHEIAHLRRRDPYIHLAAWLNRAFYWFNPAAVWVARRLAEQAEEACDALALRWTGQSRRRYAQHLINVAAPLGIRSNRLLIGGIPMARKPHVRRRIEALFQSAQRSAHSSDRPALGWTVLTALFCLLVVSGFRLAALPASPQAQSSSEASQFHMPVPMPQPTPQPTPRPQPMPHFSGSYSFEVGKAAAPKAHAHVHVNPQVDVNVKLSGGSHNHNRWVGARPNDPAFRSRLLRELSSPDAVSRADAAWNSRRLEPSPDLIVALIGVLGDDRPVRSLPSQEGDWDWETTPAAQAAFALGSYGEEAVDALLAVTSDPSDAVRDHALSALALTESERARQPLLRGLSDSSWRVRRSAAWGLGSMEDRSATPALSETLLDAHPQVRRIAAWSLGILEDPDAVGPLAQSLLDDQDAGVREMAAWSLGVGESVDAVEALSQAVYQDSHSEVREVAVWSLGTIESSASVNGLQAALQDSHEGVRDMAVWALGLSRGPEAALALQSVMQDPSPKVRERAAWAMGILERPESIPGLTVALSDENPDVREMAAWALGLVEGRESVPALNSALADPEPQVRETVAWALGIISDRNAVPSLITALQDGDGEVRATAAWALGMIGDARAENELRRLEQASDEPGQVRDTAAWALRMVR, translated from the coding sequence AACGCTGTGGAGATTGCTGGACGTAGGCGTGCGCGGCGGACTCATGGTGCTGGCCGCGGCTCTGCTGGTGCGCTTTGCCGGCTTGAGCGATGCCGCCTCCCGCCACCGGGTGTGGACGGTGGCCCTGGCCGGAATGCTGCTGCTGGTCCCCTTGGGTCTGGGTCTGAGCAGCGGATGGCTGGTTTTGCCCCTGCCTCAGTGGCGAGCGGTTGAAGCGCCGCCGCTCGCGCCGCCGCAGGCCGTCCCCGTCGACTCGCCGGCCGGGCCGGACTTTACCCCGGCAGAACGCTCCGCCGAGGCGCCCCAGGTACTTGAGGAGCCTGCGCCTACCCGGCCCGCGGCGGGCGGCAGCGCCGAAACGCCCCGGCAGTCTCCCTGGCGGGGCGCGCCCGTTGTTTCCGACTGGTGGCCCGGCAGTGCCTCGCAGTGGATCTCCCTGGCTCTGGCTCTCTATCTGCTGGGAGCCGCGGTCCTGCTGGGACGCATCGTCCTGGGCCTGTGGCTTCGCCGTCGCCTGCTCAGGCGGGCCCAGCCGGTGGAGGACGTGGTCGCCCTGCGCCTGGCGTTGGGCCTGGCTCATGAGGCGGACATCGATCCACCCCGCCTGCAGCAGTCGGCTTCCACTTGCGTCCCTTTTGCTGTTCCCGGAGGCATCGTCCTGCCTCCACATTGGCGCAAGTGGAGCGAGTCTCAACTGCGCTCGGTACTGGCTCACGAGATAGCCCATCTGCGCCGCCGCGATCCTTACATCCATCTGGCGGCCTGGCTCAACCGGGCGTTCTACTGGTTCAATCCGGCCGCTGTCTGGGTGGCGCGCCGTTTGGCCGAGCAGGCTGAGGAGGCTTGCGATGCGCTGGCCTTGCGCTGGACGGGGCAATCCCGCCGCCGCTATGCCCAGCATCTGATCAATGTCGCCGCTCCGCTGGGAATCCGTTCCAACCGTCTCTTAATCGGAGGTATCCCCATGGCTCGAAAGCCGCACGTCCGCCGTCGCATAGAAGCTTTGTTTCAGTCCGCTCAGAGATCGGCCCACTCGTCGGACCGCCCCGCTTTGGGGTGGACTGTGCTGACCGCCCTGTTTTGCCTGCTGGTGGTTTCGGGTTTCCGCCTGGCCGCCTTGCCGGCCTCGCCCCAGGCGCAGTCCTCTTCTGAGGCCAGTCAGTTCCACATGCCGGTCCCAATGCCTCAGCCCACTCCCCAGCCGACTCCGCGTCCTCAGCCCATGCCTCACTTCAGCGGAAGCTATTCGTTTGAAGTGGGCAAGGCTGCAGCGCCCAAGGCCCATGCCCATGTTCACGTCAATCCCCAGGTCGACGTTAACGTCAAGCTCAGCGGCGGGTCCCATAACCACAACCGCTGGGTCGGCGCTCGCCCCAACGATCCGGCTTTCCGCAGCCGTTTGCTGCGCGAACTGTCGAGTCCTGACGCAGTCAGCCGCGCGGACGCGGCCTGGAACTCGCGCCGCCTGGAACCCTCCCCCGACTTGATCGTCGCGCTTATCGGTGTCTTGGGCGATGATCGCCCGGTGCGCTCCCTGCCCAGCCAGGAGGGCGATTGGGATTGGGAGACGACTCCTGCGGCTCAGGCCGCCTTTGCCCTCGGTTCTTACGGGGAGGAGGCGGTGGACGCCCTCCTGGCCGTGACCTCGGACCCCTCTGACGCGGTCCGCGACCACGCTCTGTCGGCCCTGGCATTGACCGAGTCGGAGAGGGCCCGCCAGCCGCTCCTTAGGGGATTGAGCGACTCGTCCTGGCGAGTCCGCCGCAGCGCCGCCTGGGGATTGGGATCGATGGAAGACCGCTCGGCCACGCCGGCTTTGAGCGAAACCTTGCTGGACGCTCATCCTCAGGTGCGCAGGATCGCCGCCTGGTCTCTGGGAATCCTGGAAGACCCGGACGCGGTCGGGCCCCTGGCCCAGTCCCTGCTGGACGACCAGGACGCCGGAGTGCGTGAGATGGCGGCCTGGTCGCTGGGCGTCGGCGAATCCGTAGACGCCGTCGAAGCGCTCTCGCAGGCCGTCTACCAGGATTCCCACTCCGAGGTGCGCGAGGTGGCCGTTTGGTCGCTGGGCACTATCGAGTCGAGCGCCTCGGTAAACGGCCTGCAGGCCGCACTGCAGGACAGCCACGAAGGCGTCCGCGACATGGCGGTTTGGGCCCTGGGATTGAGCCGGGGACCTGAGGCCGCTCTGGCCCTCCAATCGGTCATGCAAGATCCATCGCCCAAGGTGCGCGAGCGGGCCGCGTGGGCCATGGGCATACTCGAGCGTCCCGAGAGCATTCCCGGACTCACCGTCGCCTTAAGCGACGAAAACCCCGACGTGCGGGAAATGGCCGCTTGGGCCTTGGGGCTGGTTGAAGGAAGGGAATCGGTCCCGGCCTTGAACTCCGCGCTGGCCGACCCCGAGCCGCAGGTGCGGGAAACCGTGGCCTGGGCTTTGGGAATCATTTCCGACCGCAATGCCGTGCCCTCCCTCATCACGGCCTTGCAGGACGGCGACGGCGAGGTGCGGGCCACGGCCGCCTGGGCGCTGGGAATGATCGGCGACGCTCGAGCCGAGAACGAACTGCGGCGCCTGGAGCAGGCTTCCGACGAGCCGGGCCAAGTGCGCGACACGGCCGCATGGGCCCTGCGAATGGTTCGTTAA